TGCGCAACTGGTTCACCGACCGCAGCCCGCAGTTCGTCCCGGCCCTCGACGAGGAGCTGCGCACCCTCGTCGAGGGCCGGTAGCCGCGACGGAATGAGCTCGGCCTAGCGCGCGTCGATGATCTTCGTCGGCCGCACCGCGATCGCGACCCGGTCCTTCGCGTCCGGGGGCACCGTGGCCTCGCCGTTGTAGTGCGCGGACAGCCGCTGGTAGAGCTCGCCCTCCGGGTCGGCGTCGACGCGCTCGACCACGCCGCGCACCTCGACGTAACCGTACGGGTTGCGCGCGTCCAGGAACGCGATCGAGACACGCGGCTCGTGCTGGATGTTCTTGTACTTCTGCCGGAAGGTCGTGTGGGTGAACCAGACGAACTCCCCGTCCCAGACGAACCACATCGGGTTCACCTGCGGCTGGCCGTCCGGGCGGATCGTGCCGAGCTGGACGAAGACGGGCTGCTTGAGCAGCTGCTCCACGGAATCAGTGATCTGCACCATGCAACGACCCTAGATCAATGCCGAGCCGGGGCGCCAGCGGCTCCGAGCACCCCCGGCAGGGCCCGTCTGACGGCGGATCACACCGGCTCGTCCTCCGGCACGGTCCAGCCCTCCGGAGGCGCCACCGTGGCCGCGTCCGGCCCGAACGCCGCGACGTACACCGGCGCGAGTTCGCCCCACCGCTCGCCCGGGCGCCACAGCCGGCCGCCGTCGAGGTGCGTCTCGAGCAGATCCAGGCACTCGTGCCAGCCCGCCCCGTCCCGCGCGGCCTTGCCCAGTTCCTCCAGCGTCACCAGCAGCTCCAGCCGGGTGCCGGCCCCGCCCACGGTCAGGTCGAACTTGAGCGTGTCCGGACCCCACAGGTACTCCAGCACCCGCGGCTCGCGCACCTGCAGCACCGTGCCCGGCATCGGCGGCAGCTCCTGGCCGCCGAAGGTGAACTCGAGCGGCGCCCCCACCGCCCACTCGCCCTTCACGCCGCTGGGGAACCACTGGCCCAGCTGCTCCGCCTGGGTCAGCGCGGCCCAGACCTCCTCCGGCGGGCGGCCGAGCTCGCGTTCGTACCGCAGCGTCCACAATTCGCCGAGCCGGGTCAGTACCCCGTGCCGCACCACGTCCATGCCTCCACCATGCCCCTTACATGCTGCCAGGTGCGCGAGGCTGGGCCGTTCGGGCAAGATCGTCTCGTGACGTCCTTCGATCTTTCCGCGCCCTTCGCCCTCGAGGTGGCCGACGCCGAGCTCACCGAGTACCCGCTCGACCCCGAGCAGATCCACGCCGGCGACCCGCGGGTGGCCAGCCTGACCCTGCACGAGGAGTTCGACCCGGCCACCGGCCGCATCGTCGAGCGCGGCATCTGGGAGATCACCCCGGGCGTGGTCGCCGACGTGGAGGCGGACGAGCTGTTCGTCGTGCTAAGCGGCCGCGCCACGATCGAGTTCGCCGACGGCCCGACCCTCGAGGTCGGACCGGGCTCGGTGGCCGTGCTGCCGGAGGGCGCCGTCACCCGCTGGACCGTACACGAGACGCTGCGCAAGGTGTACCAGATCACCTCGGCCGCCGAGTCCGAAGCATAATCAGCAGGTGGACCCGACGGTGCAGGAGCAGCACGGCGGACTGCGCAGCTACCTGAGCCTGCTGCGGACGCCCGGGGCCAAGGGGTTCTCCGGGGCCGGGTTCGTCGCGCGCATGCCGCTGTCCATGATCGGTATCGGCACGGTGCTGCTGGTCGAGCGGGAGACCGGCAGCTACGCGATCGCCGGCACCGTCTCGGCCACCGCCGCCTTCGTCCAGGCGATCGGCTCGCCCGCGCTCGCCCGGCTGATCGACCGGCGCGGGCAGTCGGCCGTGGCCCCGCCGGCCGCGCTGGCCAGCGCCGCATCCCTGGTCGGGCTGATCCTCGCGCTCCGCTTCCGGGCGCCCGAATGGACGTTCTACCTCTGCGCGGCGCTCGCCGGCCTGCTGATGCCCTCGATCGGGTCGATGGTGCGGGCCCGCTGGTCGAAGATCTACTCGGGTACGGCGACGCTGCACACCGCCTACGCCTTCGAGTCCGTGGTCGACGAGGTCGTCTTCCTCATCGGGCCGGTGCTCGTGACGTTCCTGACCACGCAGGTCGCCCCCTCCAGCGGGCTGAGCTCGGTCGCGGCGTTCCTCGCCGTGGGCACCGTCGCGCTGTGCGTGCAACGCTCGACCCAGCCCGATCCGGCTCCGGCCCGCGGCGGCTCGCCGCTCGGCGCGCTCACGGTCCCGGCGGTGCGGGTGCTGCTGCTGGTGTTCGTCGGCACCGGGACGCTCTTCGGTTCGGTCGAGGTGATCACGGTGGCCTTCGCCCAGCAGCACGGGCACGAGTCGGCGGCCGGGCTGCTGCTCGCCGTCTACGCGTTCGGCTCTCTGGTCGCCGGCGTCGTGTTCGGCGCGATCCACCTGGCCACGCCGCTTCCGCGCAAGCTGCTGGTGCTGCTGTGCGCGATGGCGATCACAGCCGTGTTCCTGCCGCTGGCCGGAAGCATGTGGCAGCTGGCGGTGACGCTGCTGGTGGCCGGGTTCACCATCGCGCCGACCCTGATCACGTCGTTCGCGCTGGTCGAGGATCTCGTGCCGGCGGCGCTGCTGACCGAGGGCCTGGCGGTGGAGAACACCGGGCTGGCTCTGGGCGTCACCTTGGGCGGCTCGATCGGCGGTCCGCTGATCGACGACCTCGGCGCCCAGCACGCGTTCGTGCTGAGCTCGGCCGGCGCGGTCGCGGCCTTCATCGTGGCCGTGCTGCTGCGCCGTGGGCTGCGCGCCGCAGCCGTATGATTCCGCGATGGACGAACACGGTGTGACGATCGGCGAAGACGGACTGGCGCGCTGCCCGTGGGGCAACGGCGACCCGCTGTACGTCGGCTACCACGACCAGGAGTGGGGCCGGCCGGTGCGCGGCGAGGACGAGCTGTTCGAGCGGATCTGCCTGGAGGCCTTCCAGTCCGGACTGGCCTGGATCACGATCCTGCGCAAGCGCGAGGCGTTCCGCGCCGGGTTCGCCGGGTTCCGGATCAAGCAGGTCGCCGAGTTCGGCGACGCGGACGTGGCGCGGCTGCTGGCCGACGAGGGCATCGTGCGCAACCGGGCGAAGATCAACGCGTCGATCGCCAACGCCCGCGCGGCGCTCGCCCTCGGGGGAGGGCTGACCGAGCTGATCTGGGGCCACGCGCCGAAGGGCCGGCGCAAGGCGCCCGCCTCGACCCAGGACGTGCCGGCGGTGACTGCGGAGTCGACGGCCCTGGCCAAGAGCCTGAAGCAGTCCGGGTTCGTCTTCGTCGGCCCGACCACGGCCTACGCGTTGATGCAGGCGTGCGGCCTGGTCAACGACCACCTGGCGAAGTGTCACGTACGCAAAAAATAACAGGCCCAACACTGCCGAACCGATCCCTCCACCCGAGATCCCGGCCGACCCTGCGGTCTCAACCTCAAAGGCCTCCGACTCAACACAGAACGTTTCCGGCCAAGCTGATGGACGGGCTGTCGACACATAGTCAGACCTGCGTCGAGAATGGTGGATCGGGCGGAAGGTCCGTCAAGCGAGGGATTCACGTGACCCGCTCCATGTCGATGGCAGGCCGCGACGATTACGACGCGCTGGTGGTACGAACCGCGTACGGCGACGATCAGGCTTGGGACGAACTCAGGCGCCAGCTGCTCGGGGCGCGAGGTGTGGACTGCAAAGCCGGCGTCTGGTTCATCGATGATCCTGCCTGGGCTGGGGCGAGTACTGACGAGGTGCTTGAGGCGAGCCGTCTGGACCCGGGCTGCTGTGTGGTGTTCATCGCCGACGCGGTGGCCATGGAAGCAGCACGCCACGCGCTTCTCGCGGTGACCACGGACACGCGCGAGAGTCTGGGTGACGAAGAGTACGAAGCGGAGACCGTGTTCGGACGCGAGTTCCGGGTCGCTCCCGGCGCTGTGCTTCCGATCGAGGCGGATCGTCTTCTCGGAAGATGCGATTTTCGGGACTACTGCTGTGCTGCGCACGAGCAGCCCGATGGGGTGTTCCGCGGTTTCGAAGGCGCAGAGCCAGGGTGGTGGGGTGATGGAGGAGCCGCGTGAGTACTTGGATCCGGCGTATCAGGATCTTATGGCTGCCTTGCAGCAGTCCAGGCGTCGGTTGGCGGACTTGGCCACCGCGCGCAAGCGCTTTGAGCACAGGCTCGGGCAGCTCCACAACGCGAAAGACAGTGCGGCGGCTCAGCTCGAGCGTGCCCGTGCTGCTGGAGATGTGGAGCAGGCCGATGCGCACTCGGGTGCGCTGATGGGCTTTCAGGCGCAAATCGACGCCGTCGATGCCGAGTGGAGGGCGTCGGTGGCTCTGGAGGGGCCGGCGAAGCGCGAGGCGGCGCGGTTGGAGGCTTTGGCTGAGGAGCACCGCCACGGTTGACTCCGTTCCATCCGCGGGCGTGGCCTCCTACACTGCCGTTCGTGGATCAAGTGGAGGACAGCCGGCCGTTGCGCTGTACGGCGTGTGGATCGTCGGCGCTGGAAGCAGGGTTTCTGTACAACCGGGCGCAGTATTCCGGCGGGCGTGACTTGTGGGTCTCCGGTGCTCCGGACATGGGCGTCATGGGCAAGCCGAGGGGGCTGAATGCGCGTCGGACGGGTTACGTCGTCGTGTTCCGCTGCCGGGATTGCTGGCATTTGGAGCATTACGTGCCGGAGCTGCGCTTAGGGCCGTAGGCCTCTGAGCACGGTCGCGAGGCCCACGCGGAATTCTTCGGCGGGGTCGATGTGGGCGGCGGCTCGGGCGGTGTGGGCGAGGTGGGGGTAGCGGTCGGCGGGCAGGTCGGCGAGGGCTTTGGTGCCGGGGCCGTCGAGGGGGCCGTGGTGTTGGACCTGGAGTGCGCCGAGGATGTAGCTGAGCAGGGTGCGGAAGGCGATGGCGCGGGTGGTGCCGTCGAAGCCAGCGTCGCCGAGGACGGCGAGGATGGCTTCGCCCCAGCGTTGGGCGTGGGTGGAGTCCTGGCGGTGGGTGAGCAGCAGGGGGATCGCGGCGGGGTGGAGCAGGACGGCTTCGCGGGCGCGGTGGGCGAGCTGGGTGATGCGCTCCTGCCAGGGTTCTTCTTCGCTGGTGCGGTCATCGAGGTCTTCTAGGACGAGGTCGACGATGAGGCGTTCGAGTTCGTCGCGGTCGGTGACGTAGCGGTAGAGGCCCATGGTGCTCAGGTGCAGTTCGGCGGCGACGGCGCGCATGGACAGGCCGGTGGCGCCGTCGCGGTCGAGGACGTCGAGGGCGGCTTGGGCGAGTCGGCGGGGGGTGAGGGAGCGGGGGCGCGGCATGGTGGCTGACAGCGTATCGTGTACGCTTACGGTCGTAAGCGTACGGCGCACGCTTATCGCGTGCCCGGCATTCGAGCATGGAGGGGTGGAGGGCGAAATGACGCGTAATGCCTCGGGGCGGGTCTCGGCAGAGGTCTCAGGGGAGCAGCGGGCGGCCGGTTCGCGCGGAGCGGTGCGGATTGCACCGTTCGACGTGGTCGGGCGGCGGGAGTTGCGCACAGTGGAGGGGGAGGCGGTGGCGGTGCCGGATGCGGGGCAGTTGACGCATCTTCAGTTCCGTCGCTTCGCCGGGTGTCCGGTGTGCAACCTGCATCTGCGGTCGATGACGCGGCGGGAATCGGAGATCAAGGCAGCGGGGGTGCGTGAGGTGGTGTTCTTCCATGCGCCGGCCGATGAGTTGCGGCGTTATGTCGCGGATATCCCGTTCGCGGTGGTGGGTGATCCGGAGAAGGTGGCGTATCGGGAGTTCGGGGTGGAGGCGGCGCCGCGGGCGTTGTTGGATCCGCGGGTGTGGCCGACGATCGCGCGGGCGGTGGGGGTGGGCCTGTGGGACGTGCTGCGGGGTCGTAAGCCGATGTTGCCGTCGGGTACTCCGCACGGGGGTCGGGTCGGGTTGCCTGCGGACTTCCTGATCGCGCCGGACGGGACGGTGCTGGCCGTGAAGTACGGCGCGCATGCCGGTGATCAGTGGTCGGTGGACGAGCTGCTGGGGTTGGTGCGGGAGGTGAGGTGGTCTGGGCAGGCGGGGGTGTGATGGCGGGTCAGGGTGTGGCGTGGGCGGTCCAGAGGGTGAAGGGGGTGCCGCCGTAGCCGGGCAGGGGCAGGGGTCGGATCTCGTGGAGGGTGAAGCCCGCCTGGGCGAGGAGGCGGGCGTTGTGGTCGGGGCTGCGGTGGTGGGCGGTGGTGCGTAGGCGGGTTCCGTCGGCGAGGGTGTAGTCGATGGGGTAGGGCTCGCCGGGGCGCGGTTCGGCGGCGGCGTGGGGGTGGCCGTAGCGCAGGAGTTGGAAGTCGCGTCCGATTTCTCCGGGTTCGATGATGGCGAAGACGGCGTGGGGGCGTAGGGCGCGGCGGGTTTCGGTGAGCAGGGCGAGGGTGTGGGCGTCGGTGGGTTGGTGGCAGAGGGTGAGGTGGGCGAGGGCGGCGGTGCATTGGTGGGGGCGTAGGGGGAGGCGGCCGGCGCGGTCGGGGGTGGTGCGCAGGATCCAGGCGTCGTTGTGGCGTTGTTCGCCGATGCGGTGGAGGGTGGGTGAGATGTCGACGGCGTGGGTGCGGGTCCAGTGGTGTTCGGCTAGGTGGTGGGCGTATGCGGCGATGCCGGCGCCGAGTTCGAGGATGACGGCGTCGGGTCGGCCGAGCAGGCGCCGGGGTGTGGCGGGGGTGAGCAGGGGGGTGAGGGCGGGCCAGGCGGTGTCGCGGTCGAGGAGGTCGATGCGGGTGGCGTAGGCGGTGGCGAGGCGGTGGTCGGTCCAGCGGGTGGGGTGGTGTGGGGAGGGGTCGGGGTGGTGGTTGGGGTGCATGGGGTCATGGTGGGGGCGGCGGTTGGTTTGTCGGGCGCTGTCCGGATGGTGTCGTCGGGTTGCCACTCGAACGAGGGGAGGCCGTATTCTTCGGTACCGTCGTGGCCGAGTGGTCGGCCGTTCGGCGCTGTGCGGACTTAGAGAGGCTTGGCGTGTTCTACGCGTTTATGAAGGTCTTGGTGAGGCGGCTGACGCTGGTGGTTCTCCGGCCGCGGATCGAGGGCCGGGAGAACATTCCGGCGTCGGGTCCGGTGATTCTGGCTTCGAATCATCTGTCGTTCATCGATTCGATCATCATTCCGCTGGTGTCGCCGCGTCGGGTGGCGTTCCTGGCGAAGGAGGAGTACTGGACCACGCCGGGGATCAAGGGGTGGTTCATGAAGGGGTTCTTCACCGGGATCGGGGCGGTGCCGGTGCGCCGGGGTGATCACCGGGCGGCGCAGGCGTCGTTGGACACGTCGCTGGAGGTGCTCGAGTCGGGGGTGGCGTTCGGGATCTACCCGGAGGGGACGCGGTCGCTGGACGGGCGGCTGTACCGGGCGAAGGTGGGGGTGGGCTGGCTGGCGCTCAAGTCGAAGGCGCCGATCGTGCCGGTGGGGATCGTGGGCACGGACGAGGTGCTGCCGGTGGGGGCGAAGTTCCCGCGGTTGATCCGGATGACGCTGCGGTTCGGGGAGCCGTTCACGGCCGATCAGGTGGAGTTCCCGGGTGAGGCGGTGGCGGAGAACTCGCGGGCGCGCCGGGCGGTGGCGGACGCGGTGCTGACCGAGATTCAGAAGCTCTCGGGTCAGGAGTACGCGGGCGTGTACAACGAGCGGCCGGTCGAGGACTGATCCGGAGCTGACGCTGGCGCCCGCGCGTCGCCGCGCGGCTGCGGCCGGGCCCGCCGCCGGGCCGTCAGGCGGTGCGGCGGTCCGGGGCGAGGTGGGCGGCGTCGTTGGCGCGGGTGAGCCTGAGGCGCGGGGGGTCGGCGGCGGGGTCGAGGTCCCAGCGGTTGACGGTGGCGTTGCCGACCGCGCCGTGCTGGTCGAGCAGGCGCAGGAGTCCGGGTTCGTCGAGCGGGTCGAGGATCATCCGGAGCATCAGGACGACGGCGTCGTGCGCGACGATGAGCAGGTGGGTGCCGGCTGCTTCGGCGAGGGCCTCGGCGAGCACGGAGCGGACGCGCAGTTGGACGTCGGGGAGGTTCTCGCCGCTGGGGGGCCGGAAGTAGTAGCGGCCGACGTGTTCGCGGCGGGCGATCTCTTCGGGGAATTTGTCGCGCAGGGCGGCTTCGGTGAGCATCTCCCAGGAGCCGGTCTCGCGGTCGCGCAGGCGTTCGTCGACGCGGATGCGGGCGGGTGCGGTGGCGCCGTGTTCGCTGAGGCAGGCGAGGGCGATCTCGAGGGTGTCGCGGGCGCGGCGGTAGGGGGAGCAGTAGACGAGTTGCGGGGGGTCGTCGGCGAGGCGGGCGCCGAGGTCGGCGGCTTGGGCGCGGCCGAGGTCGGTGAGCGGCAGGTCGGCGTCGCGTTCGGTGATCGGGACGGTGAGGGCGCCGGTGGCGTGGGCGTGTGCGAAGGCCGCGTTGGCGGTGGACTGGCCGTGGCGGACGGCGGTCAGCGCCGTGGGCGGCTGCGTCGCGGGCGTGGTCGGCACACTCGTCCCCTCCTCGCTTGTGTCGGGGCGCCGCTCGGCGCTTTCCTCGTCTTTTGTCCTCGTGTGTCGGTTCTGTCGCAGACTCCTACTTTACCGGTGGGTTATCGGGTGCGCCCGGGCGTTCTGGTGCATCAGGGGGCGCCCTTTCGGCCGGGTTCCGCGCCCCGAGGGGCGGGCGTGGTGGGTTACGGGTGCACGGAGTCGATGAGGTTGGCGATGGTGGTGTCGAGGCTGTTGATCTGTGTGGCCAGGGTGGTGGAGGCGAGGTAGAAGCCGAAGATCGCCGCGACGAGGGCGTGCGAGAGCTTCATGCCGCCCTTGCGGATGAGCAGGAACGCGACGACGCCGAACAGGAGTACGACGGGGAGTGAGAGGGTCACGCTGGTACTTCTTTCCGGTGTTTGGGGTCAGTCGCCCTCCATCCTGCGCGCGGGTGGCGCGCTTCGCCGGGTCGGTGCGTCCATCTGGCTCACGGCGGGGGTCGGGGCCGCAGGTGGGAGCCGGTCGCGGGGGGTGAGCGGGGTGGGACGGGTCGTGGGGTGGGCCGCGGGGGTGGTCAGCCGAGGGCGGCGGCGACGAGGTGGGCGGGGTCGCGTTCGAGGCGGCGGGCGGAGCGCTGGTAGCGGCGGGTGGTGCGGGGGTCGGCGTGGCCCATGGCGTCCTGGAGGTCGTCGAGGTCTGCGCCGCGGTCGGTGGCGAGGGTGGCGAAGGTGTGGCGCAGGGAGTGGGGGGTGATGGTGTCGGGGTGGGGCAGGCCGGCTTCGCGGGCGAGGGAGCGGACGAGGCGGAAGACGTGGGTGCGGTCGACCGGGCGGCCGGCGGCGGTGGTGAAGAGCGGGTCGGGTTCGGGGGCGGGGGTGGCCGGGTCGCGGGGTGCGGGCAGCGGTGCCTGGCCGGGTGCCGGGTCCTGCGGGCGTTGCCGGGCGGCGGTTTCGCGGGCGGCGACGTAGCGGTCGAGGGCTTCGGCGGCGGCGGGGGGTAGGGCGCGTACGACGCGTTTGCCGCCTTTGCCGTGGATGGTGACGGTGCGTTGGCCGCCGGTGGTGCCGAGGGCGGCGGGGGTCAGGGCGCAGACTTCGGTGACGCGTACGCCGAGTTGGAGCATGAGCCGGACCATGGCGGTGTCGCGCAGGCCGGTCAGGCCGGGGCGGGCAAGTGCTGCGGCGAGCAGGCGGCGGGCGGAGGGTTCGTCGAGGAACGCGGTGGCGGTGTGGTCGCGGTCGACGCGGGGGCGTTCGGCGGCGGCGAAGGGGTTGCGGTCGTGCAGGTCGCAGGCGATGAGGTAGCGGTACCAGGAGGAGACGGCGGCCATCCGGCGGGCGGCGGAGGAGGCGGTGAGGCCGGGGCCGGCGGTGCGGTCCTGGAGGTGGGCGCCGTAGAGGTCGGCGTCGGGTTTGCGGGCGAGCAGGGGGTGGCGGCCGGTGCGGGTGCAGAATGCGGCCCAGGAGTCGAGGTCGCGGCGGTAGGCGTCGCGGGTGGTGGGTTTCTTCGCGGCGAGCCAGGCTGTGGTGGCGTGGGCGAGGTCGTCGGCGGTGCCGCGGGGGCGGGGTGCGGGGGTGTGGGCGTCGTCCTGGAGTTGAAGGTCCGTCACAGGCGCATGGTAGTGGGCGGTGTTCGGGTAAGGGGTGTGCGTGTGTTGGAGTCCTGCGGCGGGTGCGGTGGCCGGCACGGTGGTCTCGGGGCTGGGGGTGGCCGTGCTGGTGTGGGTGCGGCGCGGCCCGGACACCGTGCGGCAGGGGGCTGCGACGGTGTCCGGGCCGGGGGTGGTGGGCGGGGGTCAGGCCGGGTAGAAGGCGGCGTCGGTGTCGCCGAGTTCTGCTTCGCGGTCCTGTCGGGCGCGGCTGTAGGCGGCGTCGTAGCCGCCGAGGGCGTCGAGGACGTCGGCGAGTTCCGCGGCGGTCAGCCCGAGGCTGTTGGCGAGCTTCATGGTGTTGGGGGGTATGGGGGATTCGGCCATGATCTGGGTGATGCGGGCCGCGAGGTCGGCGTCGAGGGCGCGCGGGGGTCCGGGGGCCGGTTCGGGGTCGGGGTCGGGCTCGTCGGCGTAGACGGGCTCGGGGTCCGGGAGGGTGGCGGCGACGAAGCGGACGGGGGCGAGGATCTGCTCGCGGGCCGGGGCGGGGTAGCCGGGCGGCGGCGCGGCGGCGTAGCCGCGGCCGTTGGCGGCGTGGGCCGCGTGAGCGCCGTTCGCTGCGTTGGTCCCGTTGGTGTACGCGGCGGGGGCGGGCGGGGCCTGGCGGGCGCCGGGGATGTGGAAGGCGGGGGGTGCGGCGGCGATGGCCTGTTCGGCGGCGGAGACGAGCGCCGGCAGCGTCAGCGGCAGTTCGTCCGCGGGCACGGCGGGCGCGGCGGCCGTTTCCGAAGCAGGAGTCGCAGGAGCGGCTGCTGCGGCGGCGTGCCGGCGGGTGGCTGCCGGGCGGGCCGGCTGCGCCTGCGCGGGTATGGACTCGGCCTCGGCCTCGGTCTCGCTCGGCGCCTCGTCGAGGGCGTCGGTGAGGATGTGGCGCATCTGGCGGGCGCGCTCGCGGTCGATGACGGCGTCGTCGCCGCCGAGGCGGGCGAGGACGTCGAGGATGGCCTGGCGGCCGAGGTGGGTGTAGAGGGCGCGGGGGTCGGCCTGCATGCGGGCCTGTTCCATCAGCCGGGCGTGGGCGCGGTCGCGGCGGCGGGTGGCGTGGCGGCGGGTGAGCACGCCGGCGCGCTGGGCGCGGTTGTCGGCGCGCACGAACCGGTCGATGCGGCGGTTGGCGTCCTCGGTTTCGAGGTTCGCGCCGAGGGCGGTGGCCAGGCCGAGGCGTACGGCGATGCGCTTGTAGGACAGGAGCCAGCGCACGGATTCGGCGCGTCCCTCGGCGGCTCGGCGGGCGCGGCGTTCCGGGACCATGCTGCGTTCCCAGAGCCAGGCGGCCACGAGCGGGGCGCCGAGGCGGACGAGGGCTTCCTGCGGGGAGGTGGCCTCGGAGGCGGACATGAGTCCTGATGCGGAGGTCAGCACCCATACGGCGATGCCGTCGGCGCCGGCCTGGCCGTCGCGGGCGACGTTGGCGCGGGCGCGCAGCGCGGAGGCGAGCACGGATATCTCCATGAACGCGAAGAGCACGGCCTGGATCCAGACCGGCAGGTGCATGGTGCGGGAGAAGAAGTGCCACATGCCGGTGGCGGCGACGGAGGAGGCCATGGCGGCGGCGACCACGGTGAGCGAGTCGGCGGCCTTCTTCCCGCGCAGCGCGCGGGTGGAGCGGATCAGTACCAGGATCAGGACGATCGCGGCGATGAGTGCGGCGAGGCCGGCGACGGCCTGCGGGAGGGGGCCGGCGGTGTCGAACCAGTGCTTGAGCTGCTGGGGCACGGGCGGGTCTCCTCGGGGCGGCGCGCGGGTCGTGCGGCGGGTGGGCGCGGTGCGGGGGGCGGGCTGGCTGCCATGGTTCCACAGGTGGCGGTGCGTCAGGTCATCGGCGGGGCAAGCGCGGTTCCCTAGCGTACAAATGTTCGGGCGCGTAGTCTTCCGGTTCGTGCAGAGGATCTTCGAGGATTTCCTGGCCGCGGCGGACGCGGCGGTGGGCCTGATCGCTTCCGAGCAGGTGGCGGCGCGGTGGGGCGAGGCGAGTGCGCTGGCGGGTTTCACCGTCGGCGGCCTGGCGGCGCACCTGGGCTGGCAGGTGCAGAGCGCGGACCTGGCGCTCGGGGCGCCGCGTCCGGGGCCTGGTGCGGCGGTGACGGGGCTGCTGGAGCATTACGCGCGGGCGGCGTGGGTCGGGGCGGAGCCGGACGCGGCGGTCAACGTCGGGATCCGGGACGCGGGTGAGGAGCGGGCGAGGGCGGGTGCGGGGCAGCAGGCGCAGTTGACGCGGGCGGCGCGTGAGGAGTGCGCGGCGGTGCTGGGTTCGCCGGGGTTCGAGC
This genomic window from Actinospica robiniae DSM 44927 contains:
- a CDS encoding maleylpyruvate isomerase N-terminal domain-containing protein — translated: MQRIFEDFLAAADAAVGLIASEQVAARWGEASALAGFTVGGLAAHLGWQVQSADLALGAPRPGPGAAVTGLLEHYARAAWVGAEPDAAVNVGIRDAGEERARAGAGQQAQLTRAAREECAAVLGSPGFEPETVIAMPWIEGRAMSARDVLTTRLMELVVHGDDLAVSLGVATPQYPGSAFETVNDLLVRVSAARHGSLAVLRALSRAERAPASIAAF